A part of Propioniciclava coleopterorum genomic DNA contains:
- a CDS encoding sulfurtransferase has product MIPAVVDRRFLDEHPDAVLADVRWYLDGRSGRDAWLGGHLPGAVFVDLNTVLAGPATPEAGRHPLPEPEAFAEALAALGIADSDTVVAYDDAGGASAGRLVWLLRNIGVDAALLDGGIGAWEGPLDTGETTRPAAAFAARPWDAATLATIDDAATAFHVVDARAGARYRGETEPVDPRAGHIPGAINIPFPGNLDADQRFLPPDVLRARFEEAGIIDASAVVVYCGSGVTACHNLLALEHAGLGRARLYPGSWSQYAATTRPEATGAAPGERPPADPDGVTR; this is encoded by the coding sequence GTGATCCCAGCCGTTGTCGACCGTCGATTCCTCGACGAGCACCCCGACGCCGTCCTCGCCGACGTGCGGTGGTACCTCGACGGCCGCTCGGGCCGGGACGCCTGGCTCGGCGGGCACCTCCCCGGCGCCGTGTTCGTCGACCTCAACACCGTGCTCGCGGGGCCGGCCACGCCCGAGGCGGGCCGGCACCCGCTGCCCGAGCCGGAGGCCTTCGCCGAGGCGCTGGCCGCGCTCGGGATCGCGGACTCCGACACCGTCGTCGCCTACGACGACGCGGGCGGCGCCTCCGCCGGCCGACTGGTGTGGCTCCTGCGCAACATCGGGGTGGACGCCGCCCTGCTCGACGGCGGCATCGGTGCCTGGGAGGGGCCGCTCGACACCGGCGAGACCACCCGGCCGGCCGCGGCGTTCGCCGCGCGTCCGTGGGACGCCGCGACCCTGGCCACCATCGACGACGCCGCCACCGCGTTCCACGTCGTCGACGCCCGGGCGGGCGCTCGCTACCGCGGGGAGACCGAGCCCGTCGACCCGCGCGCCGGCCACATCCCGGGCGCGATCAACATCCCGTTCCCCGGCAACCTGGACGCCGACCAGCGCTTCCTGCCGCCCGACGTCCTGCGCGCCCGGTTCGAGGAGGCGGGCATCATCGACGCCTCGGCCGTGGTCGTGTACTGCGGCTCCGGGGTGACGGCGTGCCACAACCTCCTGGCCCTGGAGCACGCCGGCCTGGGTCGCGCCCGGCTCTACCCTGGCTCGTGGTCGCAGTACGCCGCGACGACGCGTCCGGAGGCGACGGGAGCGGCACCGGGGGAGCGGCCGCCGGCCGACCCCGACGGCGTCACCCGCTGA